A section of the Methanosarcina mazei S-6 genome encodes:
- a CDS encoding ABC transporter permease, whose amino-acid sequence MSLEAAHSESSCITEACTEEHPEKQLENSDFILKLPLKPPFNYYRKQGSFLGQLNYGGIFLFALFLFMALFPSLLAPYAPYDRFTPYEEPSGQHLLGTNDIGNDILSELVYGAKVSLTVGFAAALVSTLIGTILGLCSGYFRGAVDELLMGFTDIVLIIPKIPLIIVLGAYLQPSIWILVPVLGLLSWESTARVTRSKTLQLRETGYVKSARCMGFSSQHIMFSDILPNLYHVLLPKFMLATASAMISEASLSFLGLSDVSMKSWGTMLSFAFSRGGFIRDMWWWYLPPGICITLCVISIALIGFGIETKKEEYAAGGEDAV is encoded by the coding sequence ATGAGCCTGGAAGCTGCCCATAGCGAAAGCTCCTGTATAACAGAAGCCTGTACTGAAGAGCATCCTGAAAAACAGCTTGAAAATTCGGATTTTATTTTAAAACTCCCTTTAAAACCCCCATTTAATTATTACAGAAAGCAGGGAAGTTTTTTGGGACAACTGAATTATGGAGGAATTTTTCTCTTTGCCTTATTCCTGTTTATGGCATTGTTTCCTTCCCTGCTTGCCCCTTACGCCCCTTATGACCGCTTCACGCCTTACGAAGAACCTTCAGGACAGCACCTTCTCGGGACGAACGACATAGGAAACGATATCCTCTCAGAACTTGTGTACGGGGCAAAGGTCTCACTGACAGTGGGATTTGCAGCCGCCCTTGTCTCAACCCTGATAGGGACCATCCTCGGGCTCTGTTCAGGCTATTTCAGGGGGGCTGTTGATGAGCTGCTAATGGGTTTTACAGATATTGTCCTTATTATCCCGAAAATTCCCCTTATCATAGTCCTGGGAGCGTACCTGCAGCCCAGCATCTGGATCCTTGTCCCCGTGCTCGGCCTCCTATCCTGGGAATCCACTGCCAGAGTTACCAGATCAAAAACCCTCCAGTTAAGGGAAACAGGCTATGTTAAAAGTGCCAGATGCATGGGTTTTTCTTCACAGCACATTATGTTCTCGGATATTTTGCCCAACCTCTACCATGTCCTGCTGCCCAAATTCATGCTGGCAACAGCCTCGGCAATGATTTCGGAAGCCTCTCTTTCTTTTCTCGGGCTCAGCGATGTAAGCATGAAAAGCTGGGGGACAATGCTTTCTTTTGCTTTTTCCAGAGGAGGTTTTATCAGGGACATGTGGTGGTGGTATTTGCCTCCGGGAATCTGCATAACCCTCTGCGTAATATCTATTGCACTCATAGGGTTCGGGATCGAAACTAAAAAAGAGGAATATGCAGCAGGCGGAGAGGATGCTGTATGA
- a CDS encoding ABC transporter ATP-binding protein — translation MKSPTRDKLLEVKNLQVSFLGIKTVTALSGISFSIGERETLALVGETGCGKSVAAHAIMRLLPPESGVKGTVELRGRNLLGLSEKEMTEIRGKEIGIIFQNPSLALNPVYSIGHQLAEPLRLHRKEKKKKALSRAAEALKNMGFANTGEIINYYPSWCSGGMNQRFLIAASTILDPALLIADEPGKGLDRSCLSELEAGLKRLKEEKKTALLLISHDLGFVRNLADRVAVMYAGEIVEIADSSGIFEEPLHPYTKGLLNSLPEKGFIPIPGFSPPLSRLPSGCRFHPRCPLRKRCCIENQPEIIETNGRAVRCFLYP, via the coding sequence ATGAAGTCTCCCACCAGAGATAAGCTGCTTGAAGTAAAGAACCTCCAGGTCTCATTTTTGGGGATAAAAACCGTAACTGCCCTTTCAGGGATCTCTTTTTCGATTGGGGAAAGAGAAACACTGGCTCTGGTTGGAGAAACCGGGTGCGGTAAATCCGTAGCTGCACATGCAATTATGCGCCTTTTGCCCCCCGAGTCCGGAGTGAAAGGGACTGTGGAATTAAGGGGAAGAAACCTGCTCGGGTTGAGTGAAAAAGAGATGACAGAGATAAGGGGAAAAGAAATCGGGATAATTTTCCAGAACCCCTCCCTTGCCCTCAATCCCGTGTATTCCATAGGGCATCAGCTTGCAGAACCCCTGCGCCTGCACAGGAAGGAAAAGAAAAAGAAAGCCCTCTCCAGGGCAGCAGAAGCCCTTAAAAATATGGGTTTTGCAAATACCGGCGAGATAATCAATTATTACCCTTCATGGTGCTCAGGGGGAATGAACCAGCGATTTTTGATTGCAGCTTCAACTATCCTTGACCCTGCGCTCCTTATAGCAGATGAGCCTGGAAAAGGGCTTGACAGAAGTTGCTTATCCGAACTTGAAGCCGGGCTTAAGAGATTGAAAGAAGAAAAGAAAACTGCCCTGCTCCTTATAAGCCATGACCTTGGTTTCGTGCGAAACCTTGCAGACAGGGTTGCAGTGATGTATGCAGGAGAGATTGTTGAAATTGCAGACTCTTCAGGGATTTTCGAAGAACCTCTGCACCCCTACACAAAAGGTCTCCTGAATAGCCTGCCAGAGAAGGGCTTTATCCCCATACCCGGATTTTCCCCTCCCCTCAGCAGGCTCCCTTCAGGCTGCAGGTTCCACCCGCGCTGTCCTCTGAGGAAAAGATGCTGTATTGAAAACCAACCGGAGATTATAGAAACAAACGGAAGAGCTGTGAGGTGTTTCCTATACCCCTGA
- a CDS encoding DUF447 domain-containing protein, with protein sequence MIGFLSDRQGFEKQYHDIDLSSFGIREGISEIIASTGFEHPNAAPIGIVMKGERPFVRLFKGSHTWENVLKEKCLASNVVYDPILFVRSTFSDLVPSEFEYVDAGEFKFPVLKEAIAWVVFECINLRNTDQSLVADLVPLNAGFNERNIKELPVPNRGFNAVLEATVHATRYQLTGEEKYLELIRHYESLASKCGGDAEKKAMKLIYEALGL encoded by the coding sequence TTGATCGGGTTCCTGTCTGATCGCCAGGGGTTTGAAAAACAGTATCATGATATTGACCTCTCGTCTTTCGGGATCAGGGAGGGAATTTCCGAGATCATCGCAAGCACCGGATTTGAGCACCCCAATGCTGCTCCCATAGGCATAGTTATGAAGGGCGAAAGACCTTTTGTACGCCTTTTCAAAGGCAGCCACACCTGGGAAAACGTCCTTAAAGAGAAGTGCCTCGCATCAAACGTTGTCTACGACCCCATTCTCTTTGTACGCTCGACCTTCTCCGACCTTGTGCCTTCCGAATTTGAATATGTTGATGCAGGCGAGTTTAAATTTCCTGTCCTCAAAGAAGCCATTGCCTGGGTCGTTTTTGAGTGCATTAATCTTAGAAACACTGACCAGTCCCTTGTTGCTGATCTTGTTCCCCTTAACGCTGGCTTTAATGAGCGCAACATAAAGGAGCTCCCGGTACCCAACAGGGGGTTCAATGCCGTGCTTGAGGCTACAGTCCATGCAACCCGTTACCAGTTGACCGGTGAAGAAAAATATCTTGAATTGATCCGGCACTATGAGTCCCTGGCTTCCAAATGTGGAGGAGATGCTGAAAAAAAAGCTATGAAACTGATTTATGAAGCTCTCGGACTTTAA
- a CDS encoding ABC transporter ATP-binding protein, translated as MFPIPLRADRLSKTYGASFLSTGKCIFHEISLEIRQGETFGLMGASGEGKSTLGRVIAGIERPTSGSVYYNGYGLTEMKKIENAAFRRKVQIMFQDPADAFNPRKKIEQAISEVLKLLRVPEAGYASKIEEMLVTTGLPDEVLSRYPIQLSGGQLQRLALGRILLLNPEYIILDEPTSALDVSVQAQILHMLKRVQAERNTGYLLISHDEAVIRFMSDSYGVLENGQLKIIE; from the coding sequence GTGTTTCCTATACCCCTGAGAGCGGACCGGCTTTCAAAAACATACGGAGCCAGCTTTCTGAGCACGGGAAAATGTATTTTCCATGAGATCTCGCTTGAAATAAGGCAGGGTGAAACTTTCGGGCTTATGGGAGCGTCCGGAGAAGGAAAAAGCACTCTGGGACGGGTCATTGCCGGCATTGAGAGACCCACATCAGGCTCCGTATATTATAATGGCTACGGGCTTACCGAAATGAAAAAAATCGAAAATGCAGCCTTCCGCCGTAAAGTCCAGATAATGTTTCAGGACCCTGCAGATGCTTTCAACCCGAGGAAAAAGATAGAGCAGGCAATTTCTGAAGTGCTTAAACTCCTCAGAGTCCCAGAAGCCGGATATGCCTCAAAGATAGAAGAGATGCTTGTAACCACAGGTCTCCCTGATGAAGTGCTTTCCCGTTACCCCATCCAGCTTTCGGGTGGACAGCTCCAGCGCCTTGCCCTGGGCAGGATTCTTCTTCTCAACCCGGAATATATCATCCTTGACGAACCTACTTCTGCCCTTGATGTCTCGGTGCAGGCACAGATCCTCCATATGCTTAAAAGGGTTCAGGCTGAAAGAAACACAGGCTATCTCCTGATTTCCCATGATGAGGCAGTTATCCGCTTTATGTCTGACAGCTATGGAGTGCTTGAAAATGGGCAGCTGAAAATAATCGAATAA
- a CDS encoding dihydromethanopterin reductase (acceptor) → MSFQRIAWGITGAGHFLDRSYQVFKELKLRNPELSVNTYVSRAAEEVLRMYGLEQKLVKISGGDYLEEIFRESEQGSSSPKVGRFALDRYDALFVTPATSNTVSKIAYGIADSLVTNAVSQAVKGRVPVFVVPVDIEGSIISEMPYNIDRKQCKHCETCPPRENCPHEAISEKNGVTDQIDLLKCKGCGICKELCPYNAIKGGPVEVLVRDVDMRNVEIVKSLQGITVLESPEAILELF, encoded by the coding sequence ATGAGCTTTCAGAGAATTGCATGGGGTATCACAGGTGCAGGTCATTTCCTTGACCGCAGTTATCAGGTTTTTAAAGAACTTAAACTCAGGAACCCCGAACTTTCCGTAAACACATACGTTTCCAGGGCAGCCGAAGAAGTGCTCAGGATGTACGGGCTTGAGCAAAAGCTTGTAAAAATCTCGGGAGGAGACTACCTTGAAGAGATTTTCCGGGAAAGCGAGCAGGGTTCAAGTTCCCCCAAAGTAGGGCGTTTTGCTCTTGACAGGTATGACGCCCTTTTCGTTACGCCTGCAACTTCAAACACAGTCTCGAAAATCGCTTATGGGATTGCCGATTCCCTTGTAACCAATGCTGTCTCCCAGGCTGTCAAAGGGAGAGTCCCGGTATTTGTCGTACCTGTGGACATCGAAGGCTCGATTATATCCGAAATGCCTTACAACATTGACAGAAAGCAGTGCAAACACTGCGAAACATGCCCCCCTCGGGAAAACTGCCCACATGAAGCAATCAGCGAGAAAAACGGCGTCACGGACCAGATAGACCTGCTTAAATGCAAAGGCTGCGGGATCTGCAAAGAACTCTGCCCCTATAATGCTATAAAAGGTGGACCTGTTGAAGTCCTTGTCAGGGACGTGGACATGCGAAATGTTGAGATTGTAAAAAGCCTGCAGGGGATCACCGTACTTGAAAGTCCCGAAGCCATTCTGGAGCTTTTTTAA
- a CDS encoding PHP domain-containing protein, producing the protein MEKGWKRADLHVHTTCSFDVLPAKDLNPLSLYEKSLEIGMDFVTFTDHDTVEAYEILGWDREKLTPGAEMTLYDPEFAGHTLHINVFELDREYFSELREIAEIEHDLKSFTGYLKRHRLPFVYNHPFWFEFHRQPNPSAVPKLAKLFPVLEYNMHELKQKNELTIALAERFGKSIVATTDTHTGKMGQVYTLAKGDSFREYFRNIEKGRNYIVTGDLTRELLIEEMNTWIDLIFEKSQKNRDIKNYLTGIKSLDALVKISRSTLLNYSPRLNRTAMNLFYMISNTGLPASFYIHSEKSFAREIEKDIEINNRK; encoded by the coding sequence ATGGAAAAAGGCTGGAAACGGGCAGACCTGCATGTGCATACTACCTGTTCTTTCGACGTGCTTCCGGCAAAAGATTTGAATCCCCTGAGTCTTTACGAAAAGTCTCTTGAGATTGGGATGGATTTTGTAACATTTACAGACCATGATACTGTAGAGGCATACGAAATCCTGGGCTGGGACCGCGAAAAGCTCACTCCGGGGGCTGAGATGACCTTATATGACCCGGAATTTGCAGGGCATACTTTGCACATCAACGTTTTCGAGCTTGACAGAGAGTATTTTTCAGAACTCAGGGAAATAGCAGAAATAGAGCATGACCTCAAAAGTTTTACAGGATACCTCAAACGGCACAGGCTTCCTTTTGTTTACAACCACCCTTTCTGGTTTGAGTTCCACAGGCAACCGAACCCTTCCGCAGTGCCGAAGCTGGCAAAGCTCTTTCCTGTGCTTGAATACAATATGCACGAGCTCAAGCAGAAAAATGAACTTACAATAGCTCTTGCAGAAAGGTTTGGCAAAAGCATTGTTGCGACAACGGATACCCATACCGGAAAAATGGGCCAGGTATATACCCTGGCAAAAGGGGATAGTTTCAGGGAATATTTCAGGAACATAGAGAAAGGGAGAAATTACATAGTTACCGGAGACCTTACAAGAGAACTGCTGATAGAAGAAATGAACACCTGGATAGACCTGATCTTTGAAAAAAGCCAGAAGAACCGGGACATAAAAAACTACCTGACAGGAATAAAGTCCCTGGATGCACTGGTAAAAATCTCGAGGAGCACTCTTTTAAACTACTCTCCGAGGCTTAACAGGACAGCCATGAACCTTTTTTATATGATCTCAAACACAGGGCTTCCGGCTTCATTCTACATCCATTCGGAAAAAAGCTTTGCCAGAGAGATCGAAAAAGACATTGAGATCAATAACAGGAAGTAA
- a CDS encoding ABC transporter substrate-binding protein has translation MKSRRKVETGRGSMMKKSKGFRGLQLKRGLKSWLIFTALMLVFCSVIHLAGAAEPENSGESITPSNDGIMDRIMTYIKGLLGEENIQGSGAVSEAAISDIQQSADSEKAVLKIATPGMVKSTSFIGDSNLGVFAHLSNPPLMKMDSGGKLTGQLVENYEVSENNTCWTFYLKNNLYWSDGEPVTPEDVDFSIRYYGKKTPWASWINDTLESSAVSDANNSVTFKFNKPYTRIDLEFATYNILPAHVWETIENPMEYTNNGPYTGCGPYYLKQIDLNAGKLVFEKNPYWKGKAPEFETVEVHFYSSADVATLSLKNGEVDTYYKYAGSYPYSGIEQLEGTGNFDFIEKTDIGLVFLAFNLEKAPFSDPEFREALAYAINYEEIVNLEILGHGEVPNRGFVPPAMENFKETEKLEYSPEKARKTLEKAGYKDSNGNGILEGKDGKDIKLEILIRPEYARTGELLEEYFEHVGLASDLRTADSDTWMTLKDNYEYDMTVTRSTPWGMLMHASWGSGYFDSRRTGQGVMHNLDDTEFLKLCDDVLAITDPEELQAYAYEIQDYYAENLPAVPLYWNSVVTPYNRHIEGWYTDPLYGIYNLDNFVNVTKIDA, from the coding sequence GTGAAATCAAGGAGAAAAGTCGAAACAGGAAGAGGCAGCATGATGAAAAAGAGTAAAGGTTTCAGAGGATTGCAATTAAAGAGAGGGTTAAAAAGCTGGTTGATATTTACCGCACTCATGCTTGTTTTTTGTTCGGTCATACACCTGGCAGGAGCAGCAGAGCCTGAAAATTCAGGAGAAAGCATTACTCCCTCAAACGACGGAATTATGGACAGAATTATGACATATATAAAAGGGCTGCTGGGAGAAGAAAATATTCAGGGCTCCGGAGCAGTTTCCGAAGCAGCAATCTCAGATATTCAGCAGTCGGCAGATTCCGAAAAAGCAGTCCTGAAAATTGCAACTCCGGGAATGGTAAAATCCACGTCCTTTATAGGGGACTCAAATCTCGGAGTTTTTGCCCATCTCTCAAACCCTCCTCTCATGAAAATGGACTCAGGTGGGAAACTTACAGGCCAGCTTGTCGAAAATTATGAAGTCTCGGAAAATAACACCTGCTGGACATTTTACCTTAAAAATAACCTCTACTGGAGCGACGGAGAACCTGTGACTCCGGAAGACGTTGACTTTTCAATCAGGTACTACGGAAAAAAGACTCCCTGGGCAAGCTGGATAAACGATACTCTTGAAAGCTCGGCTGTTTCGGACGCAAACAACTCAGTAACCTTCAAATTTAACAAGCCTTACACCCGCATCGACCTGGAATTTGCCACCTACAATATTCTCCCTGCCCATGTCTGGGAAACAATTGAAAACCCGATGGAATACACGAATAACGGCCCTTACACAGGCTGCGGGCCTTATTACCTCAAACAGATAGACCTCAATGCCGGGAAGCTTGTTTTTGAGAAAAACCCTTACTGGAAAGGAAAAGCTCCGGAATTCGAAACTGTGGAGGTCCATTTTTACTCAAGCGCTGACGTTGCTACCCTTTCCCTTAAAAACGGCGAGGTTGACACCTATTACAAATATGCAGGTTCATACCCCTATTCCGGAATCGAGCAGCTTGAAGGAACTGGAAATTTCGACTTTATCGAAAAGACGGATATAGGCCTTGTTTTCCTTGCATTCAATCTGGAAAAAGCACCTTTTTCGGACCCGGAATTCAGAGAAGCTCTGGCTTATGCAATAAATTATGAAGAGATCGTAAACCTTGAGATTCTGGGTCACGGGGAAGTACCTAACCGCGGTTTTGTGCCACCTGCCATGGAAAACTTCAAGGAAACCGAAAAACTTGAGTACAGCCCTGAAAAAGCCAGAAAAACTCTGGAAAAAGCAGGATATAAGGATAGTAATGGAAACGGGATACTTGAAGGAAAAGACGGGAAAGACATCAAGCTTGAAATCCTTATCCGGCCGGAGTATGCCCGTACAGGCGAACTTCTTGAAGAATACTTCGAACATGTGGGCCTTGCTTCAGACCTGAGGACTGCGGATTCCGATACCTGGATGACACTCAAGGATAATTACGAGTATGACATGACAGTAACCCGCTCCACCCCCTGGGGCATGTTAATGCACGCGAGCTGGGGAAGCGGCTACTTTGATTCCAGAAGGACAGGGCAGGGAGTTATGCATAACCTGGATGACACCGAATTCCTGAAGCTCTGCGATGATGTCCTCGCAATCACGGATCCCGAAGAGCTTCAGGCCTATGCATATGAAATTCAGGACTACTATGCAGAAAACCTGCCGGCAGTTCCTCTCTACTGGAACAGTGTTGTTACCCCGTATAACAGGCACATTGAGGGCTGGTATACCGATCCCCTTTACGGCATTTATAACCTTGATAACTTTGTAAATGTGACAAAAATAGATGCATAA
- a CDS encoding triphosphoribosyl-dephospho-CoA synthase: protein MNPDKTVLSCHNPEWRGERPAPSLIARCAQLAMLLEVSASPKPGNVDREHNYPDTCFEHFVASSVAVYPVFELAAKSTGRIGQLLRSAVYESSAWQQGGNTHFGAFLLLIPLAMAAGEISREQGEQPGCGKTFFRIEAEEFENLASHAHAFVRETDCEDAVEFYRAFGHAGVRVNSVEEFDLEDPEATSDLRNQNITLYSLMEIAKGYDLIANEWTSGFGRCLEGAKIILDFMDARNCREEALAGGSVSICSGTGINEAVVYTFLKLLSKHRDTFIQTKFDAETADYVSSRAGEVLSGWEISGKKAGDFASILPRIQEFDSELLDKRINPGSTADIIIAALFIALLGGLRF from the coding sequence ATGAATCCAGATAAAACTGTTTTATCCTGCCATAACCCTGAATGGAGGGGAGAACGCCCTGCCCCAAGCCTGATCGCACGCTGTGCACAGCTTGCCATGCTGCTTGAGGTATCAGCTTCCCCTAAACCGGGAAACGTTGACAGGGAACATAATTATCCAGACACCTGTTTTGAACATTTTGTTGCCTCTTCAGTTGCCGTATATCCTGTCTTTGAGCTTGCCGCAAAAAGCACGGGACGGATAGGACAGCTTCTCAGAAGTGCAGTTTATGAAAGTTCTGCCTGGCAGCAGGGAGGAAACACTCATTTCGGGGCTTTTTTACTCCTGATCCCCCTGGCAATGGCTGCAGGTGAAATTTCTAGAGAACAGGGAGAGCAACCCGGTTGTGGAAAAACATTTTTCCGGATCGAGGCAGAGGAATTTGAGAACCTTGCTTCCCATGCCCATGCTTTTGTCCGGGAAACGGACTGTGAAGATGCTGTTGAGTTCTACAGGGCTTTCGGGCATGCAGGGGTAAGGGTAAACAGCGTTGAAGAATTTGACCTTGAAGACCCTGAAGCAACTTCCGACCTCAGGAATCAGAATATTACCCTTTACTCCCTTATGGAAATTGCAAAGGGCTATGACCTGATCGCAAATGAATGGACATCAGGTTTCGGGCGCTGCCTTGAAGGAGCAAAAATCATTCTTGATTTCATGGATGCACGGAACTGCCGGGAAGAAGCTCTGGCAGGAGGCTCGGTTTCCATATGTTCGGGCACAGGGATCAATGAGGCTGTGGTATACACTTTCCTTAAACTGCTTTCAAAACACAGGGACACCTTTATCCAGACCAAATTTGACGCCGAAACTGCAGATTACGTTTCTTCCAGAGCAGGTGAGGTTCTTTCAGGCTGGGAAATTTCAGGGAAAAAAGCAGGAGATTTTGCTTCTATTCTTCCCAGAATACAGGAATTTGATTCCGAGCTTCTGGATAAAAGGATCAACCCGGGTTCTACGGCAGATATCATTATTGCAGCACTTTTTATTGCCCTTCTTGGAGGCCTGAGATTTTGA
- a CDS encoding methanogenesis marker 9 domain-containing protein codes for MSDYLFDLYTGYVRFRNPIALAPMAGIADSAFANQYAGDAGLVVLGAFNLDKGSMEVASKLVARGRKEFISDEPLELIKQEIRAVNSGSAVAVNVRSTTLEPLIEAAKLVKEEGAILELNAHCKQPEMLESGIGEALLHDLPRLSAWIKAIKETGVVLSVKVRANVVNDVELARLIDKAGADIIHVDAMLEGFGADLDAISNYRDATRLFLIGNNSITDFAAAKEMFSRGADMVSVARGAMENSDLIKELVESVTSYQQSIGWYNAPKHVCSEGDFRGLAFCCLPVKPCPVHAKFKKLGYTAEEFARTKLEFARGTMLEFGEDTCFGSLVWCCKITKPCWIRDGVLNTIDLSDAEYMKLKEKLAKHILDNARIPVNESR; via the coding sequence ATGAGTGATTATCTATTTGATTTGTATACTGGTTATGTCCGTTTTAGAAATCCTATTGCACTTGCTCCAATGGCAGGAATTGCAGACAGTGCTTTTGCCAACCAGTATGCAGGCGATGCCGGGCTGGTAGTGCTTGGAGCCTTCAACCTTGATAAAGGGTCGATGGAAGTTGCATCAAAACTCGTAGCCCGGGGAAGGAAAGAGTTCATTTCCGATGAACCTCTGGAGCTTATAAAACAGGAAATTCGGGCGGTAAACTCAGGAAGTGCTGTTGCGGTAAATGTGAGGAGCACTACCCTTGAGCCCCTGATTGAAGCTGCAAAACTTGTAAAGGAAGAAGGCGCAATTCTTGAATTAAATGCCCACTGCAAACAGCCTGAAATGCTTGAATCCGGCATAGGAGAAGCTCTTTTGCATGACCTCCCGAGGCTCTCTGCCTGGATAAAGGCAATAAAAGAGACCGGAGTTGTTCTCTCCGTAAAGGTAAGGGCAAACGTGGTAAATGACGTCGAACTTGCCAGGCTTATTGATAAGGCAGGAGCTGATATTATCCATGTTGACGCCATGCTTGAAGGCTTTGGAGCCGACCTTGATGCAATTTCAAATTACAGGGACGCTACAAGGCTCTTTCTTATAGGCAACAACTCGATCACTGATTTTGCCGCTGCAAAGGAGATGTTCTCCCGGGGAGCCGACATGGTATCCGTTGCAAGGGGAGCCATGGAGAATTCAGACCTGATAAAGGAACTTGTAGAAAGTGTCACTTCTTATCAGCAGTCAATAGGCTGGTATAATGCTCCCAAACACGTTTGCAGTGAAGGGGACTTCAGAGGACTGGCTTTCTGCTGCCTTCCGGTAAAACCCTGTCCTGTGCACGCGAAATTCAAAAAGCTGGGATATACCGCAGAAGAATTCGCCCGCACAAAACTGGAATTTGCCAGGGGCACAATGCTTGAATTCGGAGAGGACACCTGTTTCGGGAGCCTGGTCTGGTGCTGCAAGATTACAAAGCCCTGCTGGATCAGGGACGGTGTGCTGAACACTATAGACCTCTCTGACGCAGAATACATGAAGCTTAAAGAGAAGCTGGCAAAACATATCCTTGACAATGCCAGGATTCCGGTAAATGAATCCAGATAA
- a CDS encoding ABC transporter permease yields MSGITGKGTRYLASLALIIIINFTLPRLMPGDPVKNLIGEDVYVSEQVMEELRAELGLDRPLYEQFASFVSDILHLDLGYSYHLHAPVAEILLDRIGWTLLFVGSSVIIGAFAGSLLGALAGWKPEKRTSRVTGLAFIVFSCTPPYFLALLSLYIFSFRLGLFPSKGFYDAPEIGSILHHLFLPICVMSVFSASRNFLVMRGSVIQEKKELYALYARAKGLNDTGVLFRHVLKNSSLPIITLLALDFGFLFSGALFIEIIFSLNGMGTLIYGAIMGKDYPLLQGAFLVISLTALLANMLADLLYALIDPRVRRPA; encoded by the coding sequence ATGTCAGGGATAACAGGAAAAGGGACCCGGTATCTTGCTTCACTCGCGCTCATAATCATCATCAACTTTACCCTTCCCAGGCTCATGCCCGGGGATCCGGTGAAAAACCTCATAGGAGAAGATGTATATGTGTCCGAACAGGTGATGGAAGAGCTGAGGGCAGAACTCGGGCTTGACAGGCCTCTTTACGAGCAGTTTGCATCCTTCGTTTCAGACATCCTGCACCTTGACCTGGGGTATTCTTACCACCTCCATGCTCCTGTTGCAGAGATCCTCCTTGACAGGATTGGATGGACCCTGCTGTTTGTAGGGTCGTCTGTAATTATCGGAGCCTTTGCAGGAAGCCTGCTCGGAGCTCTTGCAGGGTGGAAGCCGGAAAAGAGAACAAGCCGTGTTACAGGTCTTGCATTTATTGTTTTTTCCTGCACCCCTCCGTATTTTCTTGCCCTTCTTTCCCTCTATATTTTTTCTTTCAGGCTGGGACTTTTTCCTTCAAAAGGGTTTTATGACGCCCCGGAAATAGGGAGCATACTTCATCACCTTTTCCTGCCAATCTGTGTGATGTCTGTTTTTTCGGCATCCAGAAATTTTCTGGTCATGCGCGGAAGTGTGATCCAGGAAAAGAAAGAGCTTTACGCTCTCTATGCCAGGGCAAAAGGCCTGAATGATACCGGCGTACTCTTCAGGCACGTATTGAAAAATTCCTCACTCCCTATCATTACCCTTCTCGCGCTCGACTTTGGGTTTCTATTCAGCGGAGCGCTGTTTATAGAAATAATTTTTTCGTTAAACGGCATGGGAACCCTTATTTACGGCGCAATAATGGGAAAAGATTATCCCCTTCTCCAGGGGGCTTTTCTGGTAATCTCCCTCACAGCCCTGCTTGCAAACATGCTTGCTGACCTGCTCTATGCTTTAATCGACCCCAGAGTCAGGAGACCTGCATGA